The Tigriopus californicus strain San Diego chromosome 5, Tcal_SD_v2.1, whole genome shotgun sequence genome includes a region encoding these proteins:
- the LOC131881458 gene encoding ensconsin-like isoform X11 (The sequence of the model RefSeq protein was modified relative to this genomic sequence to represent the inferred CDS: added 57 bases not found in genome assembly): MDCYPYPNQRSPLKEIREEGLFHCDPLDEGESVEAEAESGQPSNKCSLPDLVTTSMAASIQQPRNLFDSVVLLDHLPESSGDDDDGDHLFLLPDRVLAMDSISFREDVAAIAPSFLPQQHSPHNSLDSSDSNRSLRLADDSEGLRLARASNGCRTLWLCEAGLIGQTSSNSSSGHLLVDDSPTLTSNKSVPVHEDDIHSQSPTSSPPPPHQLHHHQQQQYHPQQQQQQQVSSQKNEESPPSNSHPQPQPHHLDEDVDLDHSGQSRDDVNTPSSKRPLSRKSSTHRNQTSDLWFMFDSDEQFGGEGRDQLSLSTKEREDRVRKIKEHQEEERRKKLEELKQHAQASQKFREQQEFERRRHFELLRSKENEKLSAVVERRKAIESADRERKEALLKKAIEREEKIMEKRREQQARMTFAFGSSTPRSLHPNLGSSSDIWGSSRRLASSSNGQGNIMSQSMYSPGPTANRKSAERELMDESMKKRTSSVHGLDKSGDGISRESSSVHQSRPPSAMSSDSNTNTNGGVRMRRSHVRRARPISIATTGMSTSMIETRRSTPSRTNQKSLTSSTRMTRSKSIDKDDDNNSTKSTNSLSKSPSSNAVGGTPRRTPAQVKADSNAKKGKTPVKAPSTPMKSPVGKKDFVSSSTSIEERPPKSTTPDLTPKFQTEEVTPDVISGGAIGEGQKSPVKDKSPPPSTADGGQENTADSGPGTPSKKIISSEEEAKAKLAEKRRQMKEKMEREAELERQRLAEEERLEEERRLKEEEEERLAMIEADRLAALARQAEEERLQKAMEEAQKREEEERQRKEEEEKAKKEKEEAERKAREEAEMKQKEMEEKHRKEEAERLERKKRIEQIMARTRGSKGTPTSTPKKEAAAAPDTKSDDLNGTIVNPAESDNENAYQSTSDPRDQTQHHSANADDMSGEQSSSTASATPQPDLLGDLFSNNNKEQSNTLASPTAPSSVFAENEKNQAQDASPNKQLLLDSPEEKGTIDTQIKEVSASNSNGQSHGNGNHEFDQILDLNEAKESSASEVTTAPIIAFENETTNGGQESGAASPLNKLDANTAGMAFIA, encoded by the exons ATGGATTGTTATCCATACCCAAATCAAAGATCTCCCTTGAAAGAGATCCGGGAGGAAGGTCTTTTTCATTGTGATCCCTTGGATGAGGGTGAATCCGTTGAAGCTGAGGCTGAGAGTGGACAGCCCTCGAACAAGTGCTCCTTACCTGACTTGGTAACCACGTCAATGGCTGCGTCCATTCAGCAGCCCAGAAATCTTTTTGACAGTGTGGTGCTGTTGGACCATTTGCCAGAGTCTTCGGGGGATGATGACGATGGGGATCACTTGTTCTTGCTCCCAGACCGTGTCCTGGCCATGGACAGTATCAGTTTCCGAGAAGATGTGGCCGCTATAGCACCTTCGTTCCTACCCCAACAGCACTCGCCGCACAATTCTCTAGATTCGAGCGATTCCAATCGATCTTTGCGGCTCGCCGATGACTCTGAAGGATTACGATTGGCCCGAGCTAGTAATGGCTGTCGGACTCTTTGGCTCT GTGAAGCGGGACTGATTGGCCAAACGTCCTCGAATTCAAGTTCGGGTCATTTACTGGTGGATGACTCACCCACTCTCACAAGCAACAAGTCCGTTCCTGTTCACGAGGACGACATCCACTCTCAATCTCCCACATCGTCTCCACCCCCACCCCACCAGCTACATCACCATCAGCAGCAACAGTACCAtccccaacaacaacaacaacaacaagtcTCCAGTCAGAAGAACGAAGAAAGCCCGCCCTCAAATAGTCATCCCCAGCCTCAGCCTCACCATTTGGACGAGGATGTGGATCTCGATCACTCGGGGCAGAGTCGAGATGATGTGAACACGCCCAGCTCCAAGCGGCCGCTTTCCAGAAAATCATCAACTCACCGAA GTCGCGACCAATTGTCTTTGTCTACCAAAGAACGCGAAGATCGAGTGCGGAAAATTAAAGAGCatcaagaggaagaaagaaggaagaagttGGAGGAACTCAAACAGCAC GCACAGGCATCTCAAAAGTTCCGTGAGCAACAGGAATTCGAACGAAGACGACACTTTGAGCTTTTGAGATCCAAGGAGAACGAGAAGTTGAGTGCTGTGGTTGAGCGTCGAAAAGCCATCGAGAGTGCTGATCGAGAGCGAAAAGAGGCCTTACTCAAAAAGGCCATCGAGCGTGAGGAAAAGATCATGGAGAAGCGACGTGAACAGCAGGCCAGGATGACCTTTGCATTTGGAAGCTCCACACCACGATCCCTTCATCCCAACTTGGGATCCAGCTCGGATATTTGGGGATCCAGTCGCAG GTTGGCATCTTCCAGCAATGGTCAAGGGAACATCATGAGTCAATCCATGTACAGTCCCGGCCCCACGGCCAATCGAAAGTCCGCTGAGCGGGAGTTGATGGATGAATCTATGAAGAAAAGAACCTCCTCGGTTCACGGATTAGACAAGAGTGGAGATG GAATCAGCCGAGAGAGCTCTTCGGTCCATCAATCCCGACCTCCCAGTGCGATGAGCTCGGACTCGAATACCAATACCAATGGAGGGGTTCGAATGCGGCGATCTCACGTCAGAAGAGCCCGGCCCATCAGTATTGCCACCACGGGCATGTCCACCTCCATGATTGAAACCAGACGATCCACACCCTCTAGAACTAATCAAAAAT CCTTAACATCATCCACGAGAATGACTCGATCCAAGAGCATAGACAAGGACGACGACAATAACAGTACCAAAAGTACGAACTCCTTATCGAAAAGTCCCTCGTCCAATGCTGTGGGTGGAACGCCTCGTCGAACCCCCGCTCAAGTCAAAGCTGATTCCAACGCCAAGAAAGGGAAG ACCCCAGTGAAAGCACCTTCTACTCCAATGAAGTCACCCGTGGGCAAGAAAGATTTTGTGAGCTCTTCAACTTCGATTGAAGAGAGACCACCAAAATCAACCACTCCGGATTTAACCCCCAAATTCCAAACTGAAGAGGTGACCCCTGACGTAATTTCTGGAGGAGCAATCGGAGAAGGCCAAAAGTCGCCTGTAAAGGATAAGAGTCCACCCCCGTCGACGGCAGATGGTGGACAAGAAAACACCGCGGATAGTGGACCTGGAACGCCCAGTAAGAAGATCATCTCAAGTGAGGAAGAAGCCAAAGCGAAATTGGCCGAAAAACGACGACAAATGAAGGAGAAGATGGAACGCGAAGCAGAGCTAGAAAGGCAGCGATTG GCCGAAGAAGAACGATTGGAAGAGGAGCGACGACtcaaagaggaggaagaagaacgtTTGGCAATGATCGAGGCTGACCGTCTGGCTGCTTTGGCCAGACAAGCAGAAGAGGAAAGGCTTCAaaaggccatggaagaggctcaaaaacgagaagaagaggagagacaacgcaaagaggaagaagaaaaggccaagaaggagaaggaagaggcgGAGCGAAAAGCACGTGAAGAGGCAGAgatgaagcaaaaagaaatggaggaaaaaCATCGGAAGGAAGAGGCCGAGCGTCTAGAGCGGAAGAAAAGAATCGAGCAGATCATGGCCCGAACTCGCGGTAGTAAGGGCACGCCCACTTCGACTCCCAAGAAAGAGGCTGCTGCGGCACCTGATACTAAGTCAGATGACTTGAATGGCACCATTGTCAATCCGGCGGAAAGCGACAACGAAAATGCCTACCAGTCTACGTCAGATCCTCGAGATCAAACTCAACACCATTCCGCGAATGCCGATGACATGTCCGGGGAGCAGAGCTCGTCCACTGCTTCGGCCACGCCCCAGCCCGACCTCCTAGGGGATCTGTTTTCCAATAACAATAAAGAGCAGAGCAACACTCTGGCTTCACCCACGGCACCATCATCAGTGTTTGCTGAGAACGAAAAGAATCAAGCTCAGGATGCGTCACCTAACAAGCAATTGCTCTTGGATTCTCCCGAGGAGAAGGGAACCATAGACACCCAAATTAAAGAAGTGTCTGCTTCTAACTCCAACGGACAGAG CCATGGTAATGGCAACCATGAATTCGACCAGATCCTCGACCTAAATGAGGCTAAAGAATCCTCTGCCTCGGAAGTAACCACAGCCCCCATTATAGCCTTCGAGAATGAGACAACGAATGGAGGTCAAGAGTCTGGTGCTGCAAGTCCGTTGAACAAGTTGGATGCCAACACCGCTGGTATGGCATTTATTGCGTAG
- the LOC131881458 gene encoding inner centromere protein B-like isoform X5 (The sequence of the model RefSeq protein was modified relative to this genomic sequence to represent the inferred CDS: added 57 bases not found in genome assembly) → MDCYPYPNQRSPLKEIREEGLFHCDPLDEGESVEAEAESGQPSNKCSLPDLVTTSMAASIQQPRNLFDSVVLLDHLPESSGDDDDGDHLFLLPDRVLAMDSISFREDVAAIAPSFLPQQHSPHNSLDSSDSNRSLRLADDSEGLRLARASNGCRTLWLCEAGLIGQTSSNSSSGHLLVDDSPTLTSNKSVPVHEDDIHSQSPTSSPPPPHQLHHHQQQQYHPQQQQQQQVSSQKNEESPPSNSHPQPQPHHLDEDVDLDHSGQSRDDVNTPSSKRPLSRKSSTHRNQTSDLWFMFDSDEQFGGEGRDQLSLSTKEREDRVRKIKEHQEEERRKKLEELKQHAQASQKFREQQEFERRRHFELLRSKENEKLSAVVERRKAIESADRERKEALLKKAIEREEKIMEKRREQQARMTFAFGSSTPRSLHPNLGSSSDIWGSSRRLASSSNGQGNIMSQSMYSPGPTANRKSAERELMDESMKKRTSSVHGLDKSGDGRPRLSTWKDRSSAVNRSSPSRFLPNLKSIMASPASGAASAKNTSNTNLKGVGTTAGLLYRKDRFTKVQSQPGSPMAEQSPLYWFIRDIDIGDSHSERSSNRRAPSADGRGPRPPGPSPCSRSRHDSHFMRGSASLVGGEDSGLGLPSSSMSQSFCLSGTGGTFTAHRRRTDLMPTITPGMMARESGSSRSSTPAGTKRSTPGISRESSSVHQSRPPSAMSSDSNTNTNGGVRMRRSHVRRARPISIATTGMSTSMIETRRSTPSRTNQKSLTSSTRMTRSKSIDKDDDNNSTKSTNSLSKSPSSNAVGGTPRRTPAQVKADSNAKKGKTPVKAPSTPMKSPVGKKDFVSSSTSIEERPPKSTTPDLTPKFQTEEVTPDVISGGAIGEGQKSPVKDKSPPPSTADGGQENTADSGPGTPSKKIISSEEEAKAKLAEKRRQMKEKMEREAELERQRLAEEERLEEERRLKEEEEERLAMIEADRLAALARQAEEERLQKAMEEAQKREEEERQRKEEEEKAKKEKEEAERKAREEAEMKQKEMEEKHRKEEAERLERKKRIEQIMARTRGSKGTPTSTPKKEAAAAPDTKSDDLNGTIVNPAESDNENAYQSTSDPRDQTQHHSANADDMSGEQSSSTASATPQPDLLGDLFSNNNKEQSNTLASPTAPSSVFAENEKNQAQDASPNKQLLLDSPEEKGTIDTQIKEVSASNSNGQSHGNGNHEFDQILDLNEAKESSASEVTTAPIIAFENETTNGGQESGAASPLNKLDANTAGMAFIA, encoded by the exons ATGGATTGTTATCCATACCCAAATCAAAGATCTCCCTTGAAAGAGATCCGGGAGGAAGGTCTTTTTCATTGTGATCCCTTGGATGAGGGTGAATCCGTTGAAGCTGAGGCTGAGAGTGGACAGCCCTCGAACAAGTGCTCCTTACCTGACTTGGTAACCACGTCAATGGCTGCGTCCATTCAGCAGCCCAGAAATCTTTTTGACAGTGTGGTGCTGTTGGACCATTTGCCAGAGTCTTCGGGGGATGATGACGATGGGGATCACTTGTTCTTGCTCCCAGACCGTGTCCTGGCCATGGACAGTATCAGTTTCCGAGAAGATGTGGCCGCTATAGCACCTTCGTTCCTACCCCAACAGCACTCGCCGCACAATTCTCTAGATTCGAGCGATTCCAATCGATCTTTGCGGCTCGCCGATGACTCTGAAGGATTACGATTGGCCCGAGCTAGTAATGGCTGTCGGACTCTTTGGCTCT GTGAAGCGGGACTGATTGGCCAAACGTCCTCGAATTCAAGTTCGGGTCATTTACTGGTGGATGACTCACCCACTCTCACAAGCAACAAGTCCGTTCCTGTTCACGAGGACGACATCCACTCTCAATCTCCCACATCGTCTCCACCCCCACCCCACCAGCTACATCACCATCAGCAGCAACAGTACCAtccccaacaacaacaacaacaacaagtcTCCAGTCAGAAGAACGAAGAAAGCCCGCCCTCAAATAGTCATCCCCAGCCTCAGCCTCACCATTTGGACGAGGATGTGGATCTCGATCACTCGGGGCAGAGTCGAGATGATGTGAACACGCCCAGCTCCAAGCGGCCGCTTTCCAGAAAATCATCAACTCACCGAA GTCGCGACCAATTGTCTTTGTCTACCAAAGAACGCGAAGATCGAGTGCGGAAAATTAAAGAGCatcaagaggaagaaagaaggaagaagttGGAGGAACTCAAACAGCAC GCACAGGCATCTCAAAAGTTCCGTGAGCAACAGGAATTCGAACGAAGACGACACTTTGAGCTTTTGAGATCCAAGGAGAACGAGAAGTTGAGTGCTGTGGTTGAGCGTCGAAAAGCCATCGAGAGTGCTGATCGAGAGCGAAAAGAGGCCTTACTCAAAAAGGCCATCGAGCGTGAGGAAAAGATCATGGAGAAGCGACGTGAACAGCAGGCCAGGATGACCTTTGCATTTGGAAGCTCCACACCACGATCCCTTCATCCCAACTTGGGATCCAGCTCGGATATTTGGGGATCCAGTCGCAG GTTGGCATCTTCCAGCAATGGTCAAGGGAACATCATGAGTCAATCCATGTACAGTCCCGGCCCCACGGCCAATCGAAAGTCCGCTGAGCGGGAGTTGATGGATGAATCTATGAAGAAAAGAACCTCCTCGGTTCACGGATTAGACAAGAGTGGAGATG GTCGCCCGAGGTTATCCACATGGAAAGACCGATCTTCAGCGGTCAACCGATCCTCACCTTCGAGATTCTTACCCAACCTCAAGTCTATCATGGCTTCACCGGCCTCTGGTGCGGCCTCGGCCAAAAATACCTCCAATACTAATCTGAAAGGCGTTGGAACAACGGCAGGGCTCCTCTATAGGAAGGACAGATTCACCAAAGTCCAGTCCCAGCCAGGATCGCCCATGGCCGAACAATCGCCATTGTACTGGTTCATTCGCGACATTGACATTGGTGATAGTCACTCTGAACGTAGCTCGAACCGTCGAGCACCCTCAGCTGATGGTCGCGGACCTCGTCCTCCTGGTCCGAGTCCTTGCAGCAGATCCAGACATGACTCGCACTTCATGCGAGGTTCAGCCTCCTTAGTTGGCG GCGAGGACTCTGGTCTTGGCTTGCCTAGTTCCTCCATGAGccaatcattttgtttaagTGGAACGGGTGGAACATTCACTGCCCATCGTCGCCGCACTGATCTCATGCCTACCATCACGCCGGGAATGATGGCCCGGGAATCGGGTTCGTCTCGCTCGAGTACACCCGCTGGAACCAAGCGATCCACCCCAG GAATCAGCCGAGAGAGCTCTTCGGTCCATCAATCCCGACCTCCCAGTGCGATGAGCTCGGACTCGAATACCAATACCAATGGAGGGGTTCGAATGCGGCGATCTCACGTCAGAAGAGCCCGGCCCATCAGTATTGCCACCACGGGCATGTCCACCTCCATGATTGAAACCAGACGATCCACACCCTCTAGAACTAATCAAAAAT CCTTAACATCATCCACGAGAATGACTCGATCCAAGAGCATAGACAAGGACGACGACAATAACAGTACCAAAAGTACGAACTCCTTATCGAAAAGTCCCTCGTCCAATGCTGTGGGTGGAACGCCTCGTCGAACCCCCGCTCAAGTCAAAGCTGATTCCAACGCCAAGAAAGGGAAG ACCCCAGTGAAAGCACCTTCTACTCCAATGAAGTCACCCGTGGGCAAGAAAGATTTTGTGAGCTCTTCAACTTCGATTGAAGAGAGACCACCAAAATCAACCACTCCGGATTTAACCCCCAAATTCCAAACTGAAGAGGTGACCCCTGACGTAATTTCTGGAGGAGCAATCGGAGAAGGCCAAAAGTCGCCTGTAAAGGATAAGAGTCCACCCCCGTCGACGGCAGATGGTGGACAAGAAAACACCGCGGATAGTGGACCTGGAACGCCCAGTAAGAAGATCATCTCAAGTGAGGAAGAAGCCAAAGCGAAATTGGCCGAAAAACGACGACAAATGAAGGAGAAGATGGAACGCGAAGCAGAGCTAGAAAGGCAGCGATTG GCCGAAGAAGAACGATTGGAAGAGGAGCGACGACtcaaagaggaggaagaagaacgtTTGGCAATGATCGAGGCTGACCGTCTGGCTGCTTTGGCCAGACAAGCAGAAGAGGAAAGGCTTCAaaaggccatggaagaggctcaaaaacgagaagaagaggagagacaacgcaaagaggaagaagaaaaggccaagaaggagaaggaagaggcgGAGCGAAAAGCACGTGAAGAGGCAGAgatgaagcaaaaagaaatggaggaaaaaCATCGGAAGGAAGAGGCCGAGCGTCTAGAGCGGAAGAAAAGAATCGAGCAGATCATGGCCCGAACTCGCGGTAGTAAGGGCACGCCCACTTCGACTCCCAAGAAAGAGGCTGCTGCGGCACCTGATACTAAGTCAGATGACTTGAATGGCACCATTGTCAATCCGGCGGAAAGCGACAACGAAAATGCCTACCAGTCTACGTCAGATCCTCGAGATCAAACTCAACACCATTCCGCGAATGCCGATGACATGTCCGGGGAGCAGAGCTCGTCCACTGCTTCGGCCACGCCCCAGCCCGACCTCCTAGGGGATCTGTTTTCCAATAACAATAAAGAGCAGAGCAACACTCTGGCTTCACCCACGGCACCATCATCAGTGTTTGCTGAGAACGAAAAGAATCAAGCTCAGGATGCGTCACCTAACAAGCAATTGCTCTTGGATTCTCCCGAGGAGAAGGGAACCATAGACACCCAAATTAAAGAAGTGTCTGCTTCTAACTCCAACGGACAGAG CCATGGTAATGGCAACCATGAATTCGACCAGATCCTCGACCTAAATGAGGCTAAAGAATCCTCTGCCTCGGAAGTAACCACAGCCCCCATTATAGCCTTCGAGAATGAGACAACGAATGGAGGTCAAGAGTCTGGTGCTGCAAGTCCGTTGAACAAGTTGGATGCCAACACCGCTGGTATGGCATTTATTGCGTAG
- the LOC131881458 gene encoding MAP7 domain-containing protein 1-like isoform X10 (The sequence of the model RefSeq protein was modified relative to this genomic sequence to represent the inferred CDS: added 57 bases not found in genome assembly): MDCYPYPNQRSPLKEIREEGLFHCDPLDEGESVEAEAESGQPSNKCSLPDLVTTSMAASIQQPRNLFDSVVLLDHLPESSGDDDDGDHLFLLPDRVLAMDSISFREDVAAIAPSFLPQQHSPHNSLDSSDSNRSLRLADDSEGLRLARASNGCRTLWLCEAGLIGQTSSNSSSGHLLVDDSPTLTSNKSVPVHEDDIHSQSPTSSPPPPHQLHHHQQQQYHPQQQQQQQVSSQKNEESPPSNSHPQPQPHHLDEDVDLDHSGQSRDDVNTPSSKRPLSRKSSTHRNQTSDLWFMFDSDEQFGGEGRDQLSLSTKEREDRVRKIKEHQEEERRKKLEELKQHAQASQKFREQQEFERRRHFELLRSKENEKLSAVVERRKAIESADRERKEALLKKAIEREEKIMEKRREQQARMTFAFGSSTPRSLHPNLGSSSDIWGSSRRLASSSNGQGNIMSQSMYSPGPTANRKSAERELMDESMKKRTSSVHGLDKSGDGRPRLSTWKDRSSAVNRSSPSRFLPNLKSIMASPASGAASAKNTSNTNLKGVGTTAGLLYRKDRFTKVQSQPGSPMAEQSPLYWFIRDIDIGDSHSERSSNRRAPSADGRGPRPPGPSPCSRSRHDSHFMRGSASLVGGEDSGLGLPSSSMSQSFCLSGTGGTFTAHRRRTDLMPTITPGMMARESGSSRSSTPAGTKRSTPALTSSTRMTRSKSIDKDDDNNSTKSTNSLSKSPSSNAVGGTPRRTPAQVKADSNAKKGKTPVKAPSTPMKSPVGKKDFVSSSTSIEERPPKSTTPDLTPKFQTEEVTPDVISGGAIGEGQKSPVKDKSPPPSTADGGQENTADSGPGTPSKKIISSEEEAKAKLAEKRRQMKEKMEREAELERQRLAEEERLEEERRLKEEEEERLAMIEADRLAALARQAEEERLQKAMEEAQKREEEERQRKEEEEKAKKEKEEAERKAREEAEMKQKEMEEKHRKEEAERLERKKRIEQIMARTRGSKGTPTSTPKKEAAAAPDTKSDDLNGTIVNPAESDNENAYQSTSDPRDQTQHHSANADDMSGEQSSSTASATPQPDLLGDLFSNNNKEQSNTLASPTAPSSVFAENEKNQAQDASPNKQLLLDSPEEKGTIDTQIKEVSASNSNGQSHGNGNHEFDQILDLNEAKESSASEVTTAPIIAFENETTNGGQESGAASPLNKLDANTAGMAFIA; the protein is encoded by the exons ATGGATTGTTATCCATACCCAAATCAAAGATCTCCCTTGAAAGAGATCCGGGAGGAAGGTCTTTTTCATTGTGATCCCTTGGATGAGGGTGAATCCGTTGAAGCTGAGGCTGAGAGTGGACAGCCCTCGAACAAGTGCTCCTTACCTGACTTGGTAACCACGTCAATGGCTGCGTCCATTCAGCAGCCCAGAAATCTTTTTGACAGTGTGGTGCTGTTGGACCATTTGCCAGAGTCTTCGGGGGATGATGACGATGGGGATCACTTGTTCTTGCTCCCAGACCGTGTCCTGGCCATGGACAGTATCAGTTTCCGAGAAGATGTGGCCGCTATAGCACCTTCGTTCCTACCCCAACAGCACTCGCCGCACAATTCTCTAGATTCGAGCGATTCCAATCGATCTTTGCGGCTCGCCGATGACTCTGAAGGATTACGATTGGCCCGAGCTAGTAATGGCTGTCGGACTCTTTGGCTCT GTGAAGCGGGACTGATTGGCCAAACGTCCTCGAATTCAAGTTCGGGTCATTTACTGGTGGATGACTCACCCACTCTCACAAGCAACAAGTCCGTTCCTGTTCACGAGGACGACATCCACTCTCAATCTCCCACATCGTCTCCACCCCCACCCCACCAGCTACATCACCATCAGCAGCAACAGTACCAtccccaacaacaacaacaacaacaagtcTCCAGTCAGAAGAACGAAGAAAGCCCGCCCTCAAATAGTCATCCCCAGCCTCAGCCTCACCATTTGGACGAGGATGTGGATCTCGATCACTCGGGGCAGAGTCGAGATGATGTGAACACGCCCAGCTCCAAGCGGCCGCTTTCCAGAAAATCATCAACTCACCGAA GTCGCGACCAATTGTCTTTGTCTACCAAAGAACGCGAAGATCGAGTGCGGAAAATTAAAGAGCatcaagaggaagaaagaaggaagaagttGGAGGAACTCAAACAGCAC GCACAGGCATCTCAAAAGTTCCGTGAGCAACAGGAATTCGAACGAAGACGACACTTTGAGCTTTTGAGATCCAAGGAGAACGAGAAGTTGAGTGCTGTGGTTGAGCGTCGAAAAGCCATCGAGAGTGCTGATCGAGAGCGAAAAGAGGCCTTACTCAAAAAGGCCATCGAGCGTGAGGAAAAGATCATGGAGAAGCGACGTGAACAGCAGGCCAGGATGACCTTTGCATTTGGAAGCTCCACACCACGATCCCTTCATCCCAACTTGGGATCCAGCTCGGATATTTGGGGATCCAGTCGCAG GTTGGCATCTTCCAGCAATGGTCAAGGGAACATCATGAGTCAATCCATGTACAGTCCCGGCCCCACGGCCAATCGAAAGTCCGCTGAGCGGGAGTTGATGGATGAATCTATGAAGAAAAGAACCTCCTCGGTTCACGGATTAGACAAGAGTGGAGATG GTCGCCCGAGGTTATCCACATGGAAAGACCGATCTTCAGCGGTCAACCGATCCTCACCTTCGAGATTCTTACCCAACCTCAAGTCTATCATGGCTTCACCGGCCTCTGGTGCGGCCTCGGCCAAAAATACCTCCAATACTAATCTGAAAGGCGTTGGAACAACGGCAGGGCTCCTCTATAGGAAGGACAGATTCACCAAAGTCCAGTCCCAGCCAGGATCGCCCATGGCCGAACAATCGCCATTGTACTGGTTCATTCGCGACATTGACATTGGTGATAGTCACTCTGAACGTAGCTCGAACCGTCGAGCACCCTCAGCTGATGGTCGCGGACCTCGTCCTCCTGGTCCGAGTCCTTGCAGCAGATCCAGACATGACTCGCACTTCATGCGAGGTTCAGCCTCCTTAGTTGGCG GCGAGGACTCTGGTCTTGGCTTGCCTAGTTCCTCCATGAGccaatcattttgtttaagTGGAACGGGTGGAACATTCACTGCCCATCGTCGCCGCACTGATCTCATGCCTACCATCACGCCGGGAATGATGGCCCGGGAATCGGGTTCGTCTCGCTCGAGTACACCCGCTGGAACCAAGCGATCCACCCCAG CCTTAACATCATCCACGAGAATGACTCGATCCAAGAGCATAGACAAGGACGACGACAATAACAGTACCAAAAGTACGAACTCCTTATCGAAAAGTCCCTCGTCCAATGCTGTGGGTGGAACGCCTCGTCGAACCCCCGCTCAAGTCAAAGCTGATTCCAACGCCAAGAAAGGGAAG ACCCCAGTGAAAGCACCTTCTACTCCAATGAAGTCACCCGTGGGCAAGAAAGATTTTGTGAGCTCTTCAACTTCGATTGAAGAGAGACCACCAAAATCAACCACTCCGGATTTAACCCCCAAATTCCAAACTGAAGAGGTGACCCCTGACGTAATTTCTGGAGGAGCAATCGGAGAAGGCCAAAAGTCGCCTGTAAAGGATAAGAGTCCACCCCCGTCGACGGCAGATGGTGGACAAGAAAACACCGCGGATAGTGGACCTGGAACGCCCAGTAAGAAGATCATCTCAAGTGAGGAAGAAGCCAAAGCGAAATTGGCCGAAAAACGACGACAAATGAAGGAGAAGATGGAACGCGAAGCAGAGCTAGAAAGGCAGCGATTG GCCGAAGAAGAACGATTGGAAGAGGAGCGACGACtcaaagaggaggaagaagaacgtTTGGCAATGATCGAGGCTGACCGTCTGGCTGCTTTGGCCAGACAAGCAGAAGAGGAAAGGCTTCAaaaggccatggaagaggctcaaaaacgagaagaagaggagagacaacgcaaagaggaagaagaaaaggccaagaaggagaaggaagaggcgGAGCGAAAAGCACGTGAAGAGGCAGAgatgaagcaaaaagaaatggaggaaaaaCATCGGAAGGAAGAGGCCGAGCGTCTAGAGCGGAAGAAAAGAATCGAGCAGATCATGGCCCGAACTCGCGGTAGTAAGGGCACGCCCACTTCGACTCCCAAGAAAGAGGCTGCTGCGGCACCTGATACTAAGTCAGATGACTTGAATGGCACCATTGTCAATCCGGCGGAAAGCGACAACGAAAATGCCTACCAGTCTACGTCAGATCCTCGAGATCAAACTCAACACCATTCCGCGAATGCCGATGACATGTCCGGGGAGCAGAGCTCGTCCACTGCTTCGGCCACGCCCCAGCCCGACCTCCTAGGGGATCTGTTTTCCAATAACAATAAAGAGCAGAGCAACACTCTGGCTTCACCCACGGCACCATCATCAGTGTTTGCTGAGAACGAAAAGAATCAAGCTCAGGATGCGTCACCTAACAAGCAATTGCTCTTGGATTCTCCCGAGGAGAAGGGAACCATAGACACCCAAATTAAAGAAGTGTCTGCTTCTAACTCCAACGGACAGAG CCATGGTAATGGCAACCATGAATTCGACCAGATCCTCGACCTAAATGAGGCTAAAGAATCCTCTGCCTCGGAAGTAACCACAGCCCCCATTATAGCCTTCGAGAATGAGACAACGAATGGAGGTCAAGAGTCTGGTGCTGCAAGTCCGTTGAACAAGTTGGATGCCAACACCGCTGGTATGGCATTTATTGCGTAG